Proteins from a single region of Chlorocebus sabaeus isolate Y175 chromosome 7, mChlSab1.0.hap1, whole genome shotgun sequence:
- the HOPX gene encoding homeodomain-only protein, whose translation MSAETATGPTEDQVEILEYNFNKVDKHPDSTTLCLIAAEAGLSEEETQKWFKQRLAKWRRSEGLPSECRSVTD comes from the exons ATGTCGGCGGAGACCGCGACCGGCCCCACGGAGGACCAGGTGGAGATCCTGGAGTACAACTTCAACAAGGTCGACAAGCACCCGGATTCCACCACGCTGTGCCTCATCGCGGCCGAGGCCGGCCTTTCCGAGGAGGAGACCCAG AAATGGTTTAAGCAGCGCCTGGCGAAGTGGCGGCGCTCAGAAGGCCTGCCCTCAGAGTGCAGATCCGTCACAGACTAA